From the genome of Anopheles moucheti chromosome 3, idAnoMoucSN_F20_07, whole genome shotgun sequence, one region includes:
- the LOC128301905 gene encoding inositol-trisphosphate 3-kinase A isoform X1 has protein sequence MTSSIFLTMAGWTSDKFRLSCIDNNGLKRTLLKMLILDNGTKNSNIEAERTATEYLVDQGVPTANANKSLLSFLAINALELSAPASPVLLECNAPTVPPGWLQLSGHPKSIAPMANGIVRKRISGSNDTELLAYRQLMVDPHAIKVVPKFLGVHQVGGDHFIELHNMLHGFVEPNVMDIKMGFRTFTESEVSNTALREDLYKKMIAVDPNAPTAEEHAQQAITKLRYMLFRENMSSTQEKGFRIEALKMRGCSPVTDLKTIKNDHQIRTTVGHFVNGRRSVAKDILKRLRQMRTLIEKSDFFQHHQVLGSSVFIVYDDHQVGVWLIDFAKSLPLPAGTKITHRRRWQMGNCEEGLLHGFDELIRTMEAVQQNVHALRNQSRATDV, from the exons ATGACTTCTTCCATATTTCTCACCATGGCAGGATGGACTAGTGACAAGTTTCGTCTTTCCTGTATCGACAACAATGGCCTCAAGCGCACGCTGCTTAAAATGCTAATACTAGACAATGGTACAAAGAACTCG AATATCGAAGCAGAACGTACCGCGACGGAGTATCTGGTCGACCAGGGAGTGCCAACGGCCAATGCCAACAAATCGCTGCTCAGCTTTCTTGCAATC AACGCGCTCGAGCTCAGTGCACCCGCCAGTCCCGTCCTGCTGGAATGTAACGCCCCGACGGTACCTCCCGGATGGCTACAACTTTCCGGCCATCCCAAAAG CATTGCTCCTATGGCCAACGGTATCGTGCGAAAGCGCATTTCTGGCTCAAACGATACAGAGCTACTCGCCTACCGCCAGCTCATGGTGGACCCGCACGCAATCAAGGTGGTTCCAAAGTTTCTCGGCGTGCACCAGGTCGGTGGTGATCATTTCATCGAGCTACACAATATGCTGCACGGTTTCGTCGAACCGAACGTGATGGACATCAAGATGGGCTTCCGGACGTTCACGGAGAGCGAAGTGAGCAACACCGCCCTGCGGGAGGATCTGTACAAAAAGATGATTGCTGTCGATCCGAACGCACCAACCGCTGAAGAACACGCACAACAGGCGATCACCAAGCTGCGGTACATGCTGTTCCGCGAGAACATGTCATCGACACAGGAGAAAGGTTTCCGCATCGAAGCGCTGAAGATGCGCGGCTGCTCGCCGGTCACCGATCTGAAGACGATCAAGAACGATCATCAGATACGGACCACGGTGGGACATTTTGTGAACGGACGGCGCAGTGTGGCGAAGGACATTCTGAAGCGCTTGCGGCAGATGCGTACGCTGATCGAAAAGTCGGATTTTTTCCAACACCACCAGGTGCTTGGGAGCAGCGTGTTCATCGTGTACGACGACCATCAGGTCGGTGTGTGGTTGATAGACTTTGCCAAATCGTTACCACTGCCAGCGGGCACGAAAATCACGCACAGACGCCGGTGGCAGATGGGTAACTGTGAGGAGGGCCTACTGCATGGGTTCGATGAGCTGATTCGCACGATGGAAGCCGTACAGCAGAATGTTCACGCGTTGCGCAACCAGTCACGCGCGACAGACGTTTAG
- the LOC128301905 gene encoding inositol-trisphosphate 3-kinase A isoform X2: protein MNIEAERTATEYLVDQGVPTANANKSLLSFLAINALELSAPASPVLLECNAPTVPPGWLQLSGHPKSIAPMANGIVRKRISGSNDTELLAYRQLMVDPHAIKVVPKFLGVHQVGGDHFIELHNMLHGFVEPNVMDIKMGFRTFTESEVSNTALREDLYKKMIAVDPNAPTAEEHAQQAITKLRYMLFRENMSSTQEKGFRIEALKMRGCSPVTDLKTIKNDHQIRTTVGHFVNGRRSVAKDILKRLRQMRTLIEKSDFFQHHQVLGSSVFIVYDDHQVGVWLIDFAKSLPLPAGTKITHRRRWQMGNCEEGLLHGFDELIRTMEAVQQNVHALRNQSRATDV from the exons ATG AATATCGAAGCAGAACGTACCGCGACGGAGTATCTGGTCGACCAGGGAGTGCCAACGGCCAATGCCAACAAATCGCTGCTCAGCTTTCTTGCAATC AACGCGCTCGAGCTCAGTGCACCCGCCAGTCCCGTCCTGCTGGAATGTAACGCCCCGACGGTACCTCCCGGATGGCTACAACTTTCCGGCCATCCCAAAAG CATTGCTCCTATGGCCAACGGTATCGTGCGAAAGCGCATTTCTGGCTCAAACGATACAGAGCTACTCGCCTACCGCCAGCTCATGGTGGACCCGCACGCAATCAAGGTGGTTCCAAAGTTTCTCGGCGTGCACCAGGTCGGTGGTGATCATTTCATCGAGCTACACAATATGCTGCACGGTTTCGTCGAACCGAACGTGATGGACATCAAGATGGGCTTCCGGACGTTCACGGAGAGCGAAGTGAGCAACACCGCCCTGCGGGAGGATCTGTACAAAAAGATGATTGCTGTCGATCCGAACGCACCAACCGCTGAAGAACACGCACAACAGGCGATCACCAAGCTGCGGTACATGCTGTTCCGCGAGAACATGTCATCGACACAGGAGAAAGGTTTCCGCATCGAAGCGCTGAAGATGCGCGGCTGCTCGCCGGTCACCGATCTGAAGACGATCAAGAACGATCATCAGATACGGACCACGGTGGGACATTTTGTGAACGGACGGCGCAGTGTGGCGAAGGACATTCTGAAGCGCTTGCGGCAGATGCGTACGCTGATCGAAAAGTCGGATTTTTTCCAACACCACCAGGTGCTTGGGAGCAGCGTGTTCATCGTGTACGACGACCATCAGGTCGGTGTGTGGTTGATAGACTTTGCCAAATCGTTACCACTGCCAGCGGGCACGAAAATCACGCACAGACGCCGGTGGCAGATGGGTAACTGTGAGGAGGGCCTACTGCATGGGTTCGATGAGCTGATTCGCACGATGGAAGCCGTACAGCAGAATGTTCACGCGTTGCGCAACCAGTCACGCGCGACAGACGTTTAG